In Kangiella koreensis DSM 16069, a single window of DNA contains:
- a CDS encoding EAL domain-containing protein, translating to MTRSQDNNFGCSRCKDKEALSFDISMAFQPIINTASQTVFAHEALVRGTNAESAYEVFKKVNSDNLYPFDQTCRTKAIELASNLNFEQKLSINFMPNAIYQPELCLRTTLAAAEKYNFPIDRIIFEITEGEKVDDLEHLKEIVDYYKSRGFLTAIDDFGAGYAGLTLISEIQTDIVKLDMGLIRNIDSNKNKQAIVKGILTVCKDLGSEVIAEGIESHEEWAILRDFGVELFQGYYFAKPKFEGVAEINFPK from the coding sequence ATGACTAGAAGCCAGGACAACAACTTTGGATGCTCTCGCTGCAAAGACAAAGAGGCATTAAGTTTTGACATCTCAATGGCTTTTCAACCCATCATCAACACAGCCAGCCAAACAGTATTCGCGCATGAAGCACTTGTCAGAGGCACCAATGCAGAGTCAGCTTATGAAGTATTCAAAAAAGTTAACTCAGACAACCTTTACCCTTTTGATCAAACCTGTCGAACAAAAGCCATAGAGCTTGCCTCAAACCTCAACTTTGAACAGAAGTTAAGCATCAACTTCATGCCCAATGCAATTTATCAACCGGAGTTGTGCTTACGGACAACCTTAGCCGCAGCAGAAAAATATAACTTCCCCATTGATAGGATTATTTTTGAGATAACGGAAGGCGAAAAAGTTGACGATCTTGAACATCTAAAAGAAATTGTGGACTACTATAAATCCAGAGGATTTCTAACAGCAATCGACGACTTTGGCGCAGGTTATGCAGGTTTAACTCTAATCAGCGAAATTCAAACTGATATTGTTAAACTAGATATGGGGTTAATTAGAAATATCGACAGCAACAAAAATAAACAAGCCATCGTCAAAGGAATTTTAACAGTCTGCAAAGACCTGGGTTCAGAAGTCATCGCTGAAGGCATCGAATCCCACGAAGAATGGGCCATCCTCAGAGATTTTGGCGTTGAACTTTTCCAGGGATACTACTTTGCAAAACCGAAATTCGAAGGTGTTGCCGAAATAAACTTCCCAAAATAA
- the gshA gene encoding glutamate--cysteine ligase, whose protein sequence is MRDPKLDRDALAFVEGELAECLTRLNRGIEKESLRVTEDGYLSTKPHPKAWGSALTNEFITTDYSEALPELITPVSSDRLKPRQWLHDIHQFIYQHMDDEILWIGSMPCILTKEDDVPLANYGTSNVGMMKHIYRRGLGYRYGRYMQVIAGVHYNFSLPEDFWPKYQQFKQDSGNLKDFISNQYLGLIRNYLRYCWLLPYLYGASPAICRSFTKGKGGSLLEDHGDGSLYGKYSTSLRMSDLGYQNNAQSKFSIRHNDLDEYVNELERAIRTKDEFYEELGVKVDGEYRQLNSNLLQIENEYYAKIRPKRVINSGERPTQALKRGGVQYVEVRSLDLNPFDPVGISQSQIDFLDVFLLFCLLQESCNQSDRENAENDENFRRTVYYGRKPDLGLLRFNRAIPLQEAALAIFEEMRPVAVLLDKSNQTRAYTQALGEAIEMAKEPEKTLSGQFLNNMLAYEKGYFGYTMDLSKKTRQQFLSEHISPEVEALFEREAAQSIEKQKQIEESDSLSFEEYLKQYFA, encoded by the coding sequence ATGCGTGACCCGAAACTGGATCGTGACGCTTTGGCGTTTGTGGAAGGCGAGTTAGCGGAATGTTTGACTCGCTTAAACCGTGGCATTGAAAAAGAAAGTTTGCGTGTTACGGAGGATGGTTACCTTTCAACGAAACCTCATCCGAAGGCTTGGGGTTCTGCCCTGACCAATGAGTTTATTACGACGGATTATTCTGAAGCTCTTCCTGAGCTGATTACGCCGGTTTCGAGTGACCGCTTGAAGCCGCGGCAGTGGTTGCATGATATTCACCAATTTATTTACCAGCACATGGATGATGAGATCCTGTGGATTGGAAGCATGCCTTGTATTTTGACTAAGGAAGACGATGTTCCGTTGGCGAATTACGGTACTTCTAACGTCGGCATGATGAAGCATATCTATCGTCGCGGTCTGGGCTATCGCTATGGCCGCTATATGCAGGTGATTGCCGGGGTTCATTACAACTTTTCCCTTCCTGAGGATTTCTGGCCTAAATACCAGCAGTTCAAACAAGATAGCGGCAATTTAAAAGATTTTATCTCTAATCAATACCTGGGTCTGATTCGTAATTATCTGCGTTATTGCTGGTTATTGCCGTATTTGTATGGTGCTTCGCCAGCAATTTGCCGTTCATTTACAAAAGGCAAAGGTGGTTCGTTGCTGGAAGACCATGGTGACGGCAGTTTATACGGCAAATATTCGACTTCGCTGCGTATGAGTGACCTTGGGTATCAAAATAATGCACAGTCGAAATTCTCTATTCGTCACAATGACTTAGATGAGTATGTTAATGAACTTGAGCGTGCCATTCGAACCAAGGATGAGTTCTATGAGGAGCTGGGGGTTAAAGTGGATGGTGAATACCGTCAGCTGAATTCTAACCTCTTGCAAATCGAGAACGAATATTACGCCAAAATCCGTCCGAAACGGGTGATTAATTCAGGCGAAAGGCCGACTCAGGCATTGAAGAGGGGCGGAGTCCAATACGTGGAAGTTCGCTCACTTGACTTGAATCCTTTCGACCCAGTTGGTATAAGTCAGTCACAAATTGACTTTTTAGACGTCTTTTTGCTCTTTTGCCTGTTACAGGAGAGCTGCAATCAATCGGATCGTGAGAATGCTGAAAACGACGAAAACTTCCGTCGTACGGTCTATTACGGTCGAAAACCTGACTTGGGCCTGTTGAGATTTAACCGAGCAATCCCATTACAGGAGGCAGCATTAGCCATTTTTGAGGAAATGCGGCCAGTTGCAGTGTTACTCGATAAGAGCAACCAGACCAGGGCTTATACACAAGCACTTGGTGAGGCTATTGAAATGGCCAAAGAACCGGAGAAGACGTTGTCAGGTCAGTTTCTCAATAATATGTTGGCGTATGAGAAGGGTTATTTTGGTTACACCATGGACCTTTCCAAGAAAACGCGTCAGCAATTTCTATCTGAGCACATCAGCCCTGAGGTTGAGGCTCTGTTCGAGCGTGAAGCGGCTCAGTCTATTGAGAAGCAGAAGCAGATTGAGGAGAGCGACTCCTTATCTTTTGAAGAATATCTCAAGCAATATTTCGCCTAG